In Serratia marcescens subsp. marcescens ATCC 13880, a single genomic region encodes these proteins:
- a CDS encoding YraN family protein: MNPRASGAGYELLARRHLEHAGLTFCAANVAVRGGELDLIMRDGTTWVFVEVRYRRNDAFGGAAASVTFRKQQRLLHAAAVWLAGRGASFDTSSCRFDVLAITGSQLEWIPNAFNAD, from the coding sequence TTGAACCCACGCGCCTCAGGGGCGGGCTATGAGTTACTGGCCCGCCGTCACCTGGAACACGCCGGGCTCACCTTCTGCGCCGCCAATGTCGCGGTGCGCGGCGGTGAGCTCGACCTCATCATGCGCGACGGCACCACCTGGGTGTTCGTCGAAGTGCGCTACCGCCGCAACGACGCCTTCGGCGGCGCGGCCGCCAGCGTCACCTTTCGCAAACAACAGCGGTTGCTGCACGCCGCCGCCGTCTGGCTGGCGGGGCGCGGAGCCAGTTTTGACACATCATCTTGCCGTTTTGATGTTTTGGCCATTACCGGTAGCCAGTTAGAATGGATACCCAACGCCTTCAATGCGGATTAA
- the mtgA gene encoding monofunctional biosynthetic peptidoglycan transglycosylase has product MRKSLVGWRRLRPWYWLKRGVIAIIGLWVLGIVLFAFLPVPFSAVMVERQVSAWLSGDFGYVAHSDWVSMDDISPQMALAVMAAEDQKFPDHWGFDVAAIEKALSHNEKRPTRIRGASTLSQQTAKNLFLWDGRSWLRKGLEAGLTSGIELVWTKRRILTVYLNIVEFGDGVFGVEEASQRFFHKPAKRLSAAEAALLAAVLPNPHRFRADAPSGYVVQRQQWIMRQMRQLGGEAFLRENKLD; this is encoded by the coding sequence ATGAGAAAATCGCTCGTCGGATGGCGGCGGCTGCGCCCGTGGTATTGGCTGAAGCGCGGCGTCATCGCGATTATCGGCCTGTGGGTGTTGGGCATTGTGCTCTTTGCCTTCCTGCCGGTGCCGTTTTCCGCCGTGATGGTGGAGCGGCAGGTCAGCGCCTGGCTGAGCGGCGACTTCGGCTATGTCGCCCATTCGGACTGGGTGTCGATGGACGACATCTCGCCGCAAATGGCGCTGGCGGTGATGGCGGCGGAAGATCAGAAGTTTCCAGACCATTGGGGCTTCGACGTGGCGGCCATTGAAAAGGCGCTCAGCCACAACGAGAAGCGCCCGACGCGCATTCGCGGCGCGTCAACGCTGTCGCAGCAAACCGCCAAGAACCTGTTTTTGTGGGATGGCCGCAGCTGGCTGCGCAAAGGATTGGAGGCAGGGCTGACGTCGGGCATCGAATTGGTGTGGACCAAGCGGCGTATTCTGACGGTGTACCTGAACATCGTCGAGTTCGGCGATGGGGTGTTCGGCGTGGAAGAGGCTTCACAGCGCTTTTTCCATAAGCCGGCCAAACGTCTGAGCGCGGCCGAAGCGGCGCTGCTGGCGGCGGTATTGCCGAATCCGCATCGCTTCAGGGCCGATGCGCCGTCCGGCTATGTGGTGCAGCGTCAACAGTGGATCATGCGGCAGATGCGGCAACTGGGCGGGGAAGCGTTTTTACGCGAGAACAAGCTGGATTAA
- the elbB gene encoding isoprenoid biosynthesis glyoxalase ElbB, whose translation MKKVGVVLSGSGVYDGTEIHEAVLTLLALDRAGAQAVCFAPDKPQCHVINHLSGEETAESRNVLIESARIARGAVQPLALAEAAQLDALIVPGGFGAAKNLSNFAEAGAECWVDEDLARLTREMHKSNKPIGLMCIAPVLLPKLLDQQARLTIGNDPDLGEVIDAMGGEPVICPVDDIVVDREHKIVTTPAYMLAPSIAQAALGIDKLVARVLELAE comes from the coding sequence ATGAAAAAGGTGGGTGTAGTCCTCAGCGGCAGCGGCGTTTATGACGGTACGGAGATCCATGAAGCGGTGCTGACGCTGCTGGCGTTGGATCGTGCCGGCGCCCAGGCGGTGTGCTTTGCGCCTGATAAACCACAATGCCATGTTATTAATCACTTATCTGGTGAGGAGACGGCGGAGTCGCGCAATGTTCTGATTGAATCGGCGCGCATTGCCCGCGGTGCGGTGCAGCCGCTGGCGCTGGCAGAGGCCGCGCAGCTGGATGCGCTGATCGTGCCCGGCGGCTTTGGCGCCGCCAAGAACCTCAGCAATTTCGCCGAAGCCGGCGCGGAATGTTGGGTCGATGAAGATTTGGCGCGTCTGACGCGCGAGATGCATAAGTCCAACAAACCAATTGGCCTGATGTGCATCGCGCCGGTGCTGTTGCCGAAACTGCTGGATCAACAAGCGCGGCTCACCATTGGCAACGATCCGGATCTGGGGGAAGTGATTGACGCCATGGGCGGCGAACCGGTGATTTGCCCGGTGGACGACATCGTGGTGGATCGCGAACATAAGATCGTGACCACGCCGGCCTATATGCTGGCGCCGTCTATCGCGCAGGCGGCCCTGGGCATCGATAAGCTGGTGGCGCGGGTGCTGGAACTGGCTGAATGA
- the diaA gene encoding DnaA initiator-associating protein DiaA — MLDRIKVCFTESIQTQIAAAEALPDAISRAAMTLVQSLLNGNKILCCGNGTSAANAQHFAASMINRFETERPSLPAIALNADNVVLTAISNDRLHDEVYAKQVRALGHTGDVLLAISTRGNSRDIVKAVEAAVTRDMTIVALTGYDGGELAGLLGQQDVEIRIPSHRSSRIQEMHMLTVNCLCDLIDNTLFPHQDD; from the coding sequence GTGCTGGATAGAATTAAAGTCTGTTTCACCGAAAGCATCCAAACCCAGATCGCGGCGGCGGAAGCACTGCCGGACGCCATTTCCCGCGCTGCGATGACGCTGGTTCAATCCTTACTCAACGGCAACAAAATCCTGTGCTGCGGCAACGGCACCTCGGCAGCCAACGCGCAGCACTTCGCCGCCAGCATGATCAACCGTTTTGAAACCGAGCGCCCCAGCCTGCCGGCCATCGCTCTCAACGCCGACAACGTGGTGCTGACGGCAATCAGCAACGATCGGCTGCACGACGAAGTGTACGCCAAGCAGGTGCGTGCGCTCGGGCACACCGGCGACGTGCTGCTGGCGATTTCCACCCGCGGCAACAGCCGTGATATTGTGAAAGCGGTCGAGGCGGCCGTTACGCGCGATATGACCATCGTCGCGCTCACCGGCTACGACGGCGGCGAGCTGGCCGGGCTGCTCGGCCAGCAGGATGTCGAAATCCGCATCCCGTCGCACCGCAGCTCGCGCATTCAGGAAATGCATATGCTGACCGTAAACTGCCTGTGCGACCTGATAGACAATACGTTATTCCCCCACCAGGACGATTAA
- the dolP gene encoding division/outer membrane stress-associated lipid-binding lipoprotein, whose amino-acid sequence MKLKATFAVLSSALLLQGCIAGVVVGSAAVATKTATDPRSVGTQVDDGTLEARVESALSKDQQLKKDARVVATAYQGKVLLTGQSPNADLTARAKQIAMGVEGTTEVYNEIRQGTPVSLSTASSDTWITTKVRSQLLTSDTVKSSNVKVTTENGEVFLLGLVTQQEGQSAAQIASQVSGVKHVTTAFTYVK is encoded by the coding sequence ATGAAGCTAAAAGCCACATTTGCAGTGCTGTCCAGCGCCCTGCTGTTGCAAGGCTGTATCGCCGGTGTCGTCGTCGGCAGTGCGGCCGTCGCGACCAAAACCGCCACCGACCCGCGCAGCGTAGGAACCCAGGTGGATGACGGCACGCTGGAAGCCAGGGTCGAAAGCGCCCTGAGCAAAGACCAGCAGTTGAAGAAAGATGCCCGGGTGGTCGCCACCGCCTATCAGGGCAAGGTGCTGTTGACCGGCCAGTCGCCTAACGCCGATCTCACCGCGCGCGCCAAGCAGATCGCCATGGGCGTGGAAGGCACCACCGAAGTGTATAACGAAATCCGTCAGGGCACGCCGGTCAGCCTGAGCACCGCGTCCTCCGACACCTGGATCACCACCAAGGTGCGTTCGCAGCTGTTGACCAGCGATACGGTGAAATCGTCCAACGTGAAGGTCACCACCGAAAACGGCGAAGTGTTCTTGCTGGGCCTGGTCACTCAGCAGGAAGGGCAGTCGGCGGCGCAGATCGCCAGCCAGGTCAGCGGCGTGAAGCACGTCACCACCGCCTTTACCTACGTGAAATAA